The DNA sequence CAAGGAGACTGCAAACCATTCTTCATCGTATATCATTTCCTTGAACTTCAAATAATCAGCAGTGCTGATGCCCTCCACCGACAGAGAGTCGGCACGGACTTTGACAAATTCCCAGCTTCCAGGACTCCGTCTGACAGCGAAAACAACGTGCGGGGGCACAACAAGGGCTTCCTGGGAAAAATGTTCGTGTTGCGATGCCTCAGTTGGGATGAAAGAGTCAATAATCATATCGACGGAGACCAttaggaaagagagagagagagagagagcgtctTAGGTGGGGATGAACGAACCTGAGTGTAAGAGAGGATGTACCCGAGATCGCTGCCCAGGATGCGGTCCCTCTCCGTCTTGGCATCTACGACGCTTTCCATTTCATCCATCAAGTGGTGGAGTTTCATTGTCCTCCTCCCCTTTTCCATGTACTTCGCGAAGCACCTCTTCATGTGGTATCGGCTCTGGCTGAGCGCCTCGGGCATGCTGTTGGCGACCGGCTCCGTCTTCTTCAAGGAGGGGCTCGATTCCATTGGTTTATGAAAGACTCACAATTCTCACAAGTCTATGTTATTCATCCTCACAACGTTCCTTGCCATTTTATAGAACCGCCGAGGCATGGGCGTGGCTCATCGGTTAACCAGTCCTAATACATTTTAGAATTCTCCCACATCAAAAGAACATCTTCCTTAAagtgagagaagagaaaaagaaaagaatctcACAAATCTCATCTGAGAAAGATACGTTGTCCAAAAAAGGCGGGATGGCTTATTTGGGCTGCCCATCTCCCACATGTGATCATGAGCATCATTCTTTTCTTATCGTGACAGTAAGAAAGAACAAGAGGGTAGAGAGACATCAACGGCAGGCCCTTTTCTTGGCTTGTCTCATTGAAGCCGCCCATCAATCATGGTGGGAATCTTTGAGATTTCAGATTGACGGTGCTTGATCTTGTTTCTGCACCTTTTGCCATCAGGAGCAAGAAGGTGATGGAAAAAAGGAGAGTTCAAGACCAGACAGCTACGTGGGAATATCAAACTGCTGGTGTTGATAGAATGAATTTTGCAGTCCTAATCTAGAGGATCATTCTCATGCCCATTCTGATCTTTTTGGGGCACTTTATTCGGGTCTTGTCCATACCCGGAGCAGATGCCCTGAATCCTTCCTAGGTGTTTCTTCTAAACCAATCCCAGGGGACTCTCCCCAGCCCCGCAGCGCCTCGGCTCCATTCGCCCACATCGCGGCTTCGGGATCGTTCCAGACATTCCGATAAAAGGAGCATGCTTTCGAAATCGAATATAAAATacgtcgaaattgaaaaagaaaaatgaaattttggaaaaattcactGCCTAGAGAGTCTTCCCTTTTTCTAAATTGGGGTGGGCTACTTTGATTAAAATCTTAGAAAGGTTTTAAAGAGTCTTCGCTAATCATTTCTACATCGATTGGGAACCCAAAATGAAGTCGGCGTTCTCGACATTCTCAAGACGTCGATTAATTGTTTCTTGCAATGTGGCTCAGTCACCTCGTCAGCTTCCATATCGCGGCGCTCGGATGTGTGCTCTTTGTTGCACCTCCATCCAAGCTGAACTGTAAGGAAGCCTCGATTCCCGTGGTGCTTATTATTATGGTGGCAGTGttccacgtcatcatcttcacgATGTTGGGAAAGCGCCTCTCAACAAGTATTTGAAACTGTAGTACATAATTTTGCATTTGCCCCACATTCAGTAATagttgaatctctctctctcacttgttTGAGAGAAATCTAAACCcgaaattttctttcttccttcgtATGATatgtatttctaaaaaaaaccagaaaaaccCTTACGTCCTTGGCGTTGCTCATGTGCTGTTGAGACCGTGCTGGTTGCCATGCCTTTCTACCTCAGCTTCTCGAAGATCGTGGTTCAGCTCAAGCGTTCGAGGGCCAAAATTACAGCCACGAAGAGGAGGCCGGATCAGTGACCACTCTCCCTCGATCGGGGTCGGGGTCTGGGTTGGCGGCTCTCCCTCGGTCAGGGTTAGGGCCTCTCACTCGGCTAGGGAACACTCTCCCTCAGTTGGCTTTTTGACTTCTCTGGTGACAATGCTCCTACTTTTTCTCTTTCAGCTgccgatttattttcttctgcAATTGATTGGTTCTCAtcaaattatttcatttttttcatgaacCTCTTCTTCCACTTGCTTTGAATTTGGTAATTCAGCAGCTTGTGATGACCACCACGATGATAGTTTGTCGAATACCACATTTCTAAAAGTGGAACAACTCCCGGTTGTAGGATCACAACACTTCCATCATCATTGTAGCCCACAAATATGCAGTGAATTACCTTCTTATCAAATTTGCTGCATAGATGATATGGCACAAATGCATAGAAAACGCATCTGAATACTCTAAAATGACACCCCTCTATGATTGGTATACCAATGGGTTTCACATTGCGGTACAACGTCTTGTGGGCCAATCACCACATAGTTTCCCGAGTCTGTGAATTCTGACATGGATAATAGATTTTTCTTCATCCTGGGTACATGATATGCATTTTTCAGCTCAATTTGATGTGAGTTGGATTGGGGTGTTATCACCATTTGGCCGACATGATTAATCAGCAATCTTGAGTTATCAGCGGTGACAACTACTCGACCATTGATGTACTCAGACATATTTTTAAGTTTGCCTTGATCTCCGACCATATGATTTGAACACcctaaataaattatcaaatcaaCATCATGATTGATCGATTTATGACTTATCGTGATGAGAGCCGTcgtgtcacaactcctccctagtcccatattgcctaggaggaggtcttgggaaggccttataagccgtggggtgcccttagacttgcaagaggccttttccGAGTATTGTATGGGCGACGtttggaggaacaaaaccgtgaggactgtatgtccaaagtggacaatatcttacaaagtggcgcagcggaagcgcgtggttCCCGTGCCGTTACACATCGCATCTTTTTAATTTGGTAGCAGAAATGGCcacgagctcttcttgttcctcgaCGGCAATAGAGGCTTGGAAATCCCACTCCTCTTTGCTATCATTCTTCTTAGATGCGGCAACATTGCCTTAAACTCTTTTAACTTAACAATCTGTGGCAACATGACCGACTTTGCCGCAGATGAAACATCATTCCTTTCGTCTTCTGTTGCTTTTATCTTCATTGCTATCTTTGTCGCAATTTTGCCAAGCTCCCCCTAGCCGATGGCTTGCCCCTTCCGGTCGCTTTTGCCGTTTTCtataacttttcttttgtttaccaTCTCTATTACCTGCATTAGTCCTCCTCTTACTCTTGAACCCTCTTTTATTACTGAAGAGGACACTTTCGTCTTCCTTGACCAAGACCTTAGACATTTGTTTATCTAAAGTCTCTTGGTTGGCCAATAAATTCTCTAACTCAGTCAGAGTTGGCACATTTGCCCATCCACGGGTTGCCATAACAATACCATTATACTGCGATCTTAACCCATGAATGATAATTCCTCTCATTCTTGGCTCAAAGATGGCATTCTTAGGATccaactttgaaatttcattaCAAATAGATTTAACTTTGGAGAAATATTGACTGAACGTCATATTTTGTGGCGACATCAAAAGTAGCTCATTCTCCAACCTTTGCCACTTGGGCATCTTTTGACCTCGCAAAAAGTGCTACCAAGTTATCCCATGCCTCCTTTGTAGTTTGCGCGCTCTTGATGTGTTGCATTAGGTCATCTTCAACAGTCCTTGCAAGAGCATAAGGAGATTTAGCCGCTTTAATGTTCCATTTCCTTAACTCGTCATCATTCATGGGTGGTGTGATGTTGTCGCCGCTAATGATATCCCACAAGTCTTGTCCCCGCAAGTAAAACTGCATGTGGGTactccaattattataattgaAGTTGTTGAGTTTCTTGACACTGTTCTTCGAACTTGAAATATATGCCATCTGACTTAGATATAATGCATGGTACTACACCAATTAAGCTTGGTTCCAAACCAATCGATCATAGTCCCCGACTGTGTATTGGCAGAATTTTGGCATTCTCCGATCCCGACCGCTTGCACACGAACAATGGTCCCAAATAACCTAGGCTCTGATACTCCATATTGAACTTAGGAAGCATCGGCTAGCCTTCAGAAGTGCCGATTAGGCTTCAAAAGTGTCGGCTAGGCCTTAGCAGCATCGGTGAGGTTCGGGTGTCGGTAACTCTCAACACAAGGAGAACACTCAAGGAATGTGATGAATATgctattttatttcttattgcACTACACAACTACTATAAGGTTTGCCTTTATATAAGCATAATACATTACTCTTGACTTGCCTCATAAACGACTCATAAATCTACCTAGCATTCCAAGGAAATAGAATCCTGGGAAATGACAAAATACGAAACACGAATAGTCACATTAACTAAACATCGAAAAACACGAATAGATACGGCTAACCAAGAAGGATCTAGAGAGAGATAAGTGGTGATTTCCGAAGAGAAAAACTCTCCTTTCattcaatgaatatttttttttgtacatttacAATACTCAATCCTATCATATATATACATGCCTGCTTTAATCATATCAACTATCACACCCTTGCAAGGATTAGATATAATTCTTCTGCATCTAATTAAATGCTTCTGATCTTCCGGTATAAATGCATGATTATGTTCGGAAACATACTCTATCACCTCACAGACACCATTATCAACCTTAAATTTGATGTGAGCAAGACATCCAGATCTGACTTCACATCtctcatactttttttttgatCGGATGAGCAGACAGAATGCCCCTCACAATTACACATAAAAGTCCGTCGAGTTAtttctccttttctatttttaaccgTATTACCCTTCCTCACTCCAAATCCTTTGTCAACTGCATAGGCCACATACTTATGATATGCTTCAAGTTCATTTGAAAAAACCATCCCTAGTGCAAACTCAAAACCTTTTTTCAAATCACGCATTACATGTGCAAGATGGGAAGTTTCATGCTACAACCAAATGGACAAAAAGTAATTAACGTAGTGCTTTTACAagataaataatatttcatCCATTATTTAAGAAAGCAAATTATGTTTCACATAGTATAAGTGAAGAATTACCTCTGATTCAGCCATCCAATAACTTTACACGTGCAAGTTAATTGATGGGATATATGACTTTGAAAGAGATAATTCTGTAGGTCCCTCCCGATCAAATACAAAACAAACTCTTTTGGAACACAATCATGAGAAATCAAAAGTAGCATGATACTGGGAAGTGTCTCTCTAGCATGAGAAATCAAACGCAACACACTTGTACACCACACattcaagaaaatatgcagTACCTAAAATACATATGGTGATATGCAGTACCGAAAACACATACGGTGAACAAATGCAGCACGAAAAGTAAATAAaccacaagcaaaaaaaaaaaatctcactcatgtaaaaaaaatacaatcggATGCCAATTTGAGAAACCAACAGATAAGTTTTCCTGTATTCATTTTAATGGCATGAGAAAAGATCTCCAAATAGAGAAAATATTGCATGAGTGAGATACTCTACGCtagattaataaaaaatcattaactaaTCGACGTGTGGCACGTCGGGTCCAACCGATCAGAATTTTGAAAAACGCAGGAGGTGATCTCCTGTTATCTCCCTTTGTTATCTCTCTCCCATACCCACCTAAGTTCATGATTCTGTTTCTCTCTCCAAGTTCACGACTtggcctccctctctctctctccaagttggCTTCCTAGACCCGAGCTTCGGTCGACGACCACGCCGGCCTCTCGATCAAAAGCACGAGCGCTTC is a window from the Rhodamnia argentea isolate NSW1041297 chromosome 8, ASM2092103v1, whole genome shotgun sequence genome containing:
- the LOC125316273 gene encoding uncharacterized protein LOC125316273; its protein translation is MAYISSSKNSVKKLNNFNYNNWSTHMQFYLRGQDLWDIISGDNITPPMNDDELRKWNIKAAKSPYALARTVEDDLMQHIKSAQTTKEAWDNLVALFARSKDAQVAKLDPKNAIFEPRMRGIIIHGLRSQYNGIVMATRGWANVPTLTELENLLANQETLDKQMSKVLVKEDESVLFSNKRGFKSKRRTNAGNVAASKKNDSKEEWDFQASIAVEEQEELVAISATKLKRCDV